From the Mustelus asterias unplaced genomic scaffold, sMusAst1.hap1.1 HAP1_SCAFFOLD_2790, whole genome shotgun sequence genome, one window contains:
- the LOC144490024 gene encoding BAR/IMD domain-containing adapter protein 2-like: DTLFQMAEVHRQIQVQMEETLKVFHSELLIQLEQKLELDVKYLSSTLRKYQMEIRTKADSIGKYHSELKKLRRKSQLSKNPQKYGDREMQ; this comes from the exons GGGACACCTTGTTTCAAATGGCAGAGGTACATCGACAGATTCAAGTACAGATGGAAGAAACG TTGAAGGTGTTccattcggaattgctgattcaATTGGAGCAGAAACTGGAACTGGATGTGAAATATTTAAGT TCCACACTCCGGAAATATCAAATGGAAATCAGGACAAAGGCAGATTCCATCGGCAAATATCACTCGGAGCTGAAGAAACTCCGGAGGAAGAGTCAACTCAGCAAGAATCCACAGAAATATGGGGACCGGGAAATGCAG